Proteins from a genomic interval of Burkholderia cepacia GG4:
- a CDS encoding glutamate/aspartate ABC transporter substrate-binding protein, with amino-acid sequence MKFHKAVLMVAALCAFASGAHAQENGTLKKIKDTGVIALGHRESSIPFSYYDQSQQVVGYSREFQMKVVDAVKKKLNLPNLQVKNIPVTSQNRIPLVQNGTVDIECGSTTNNAERQQQAAFSDTIFVIGTRLMTKKDSGVKDFADLKGKTVVTTAGTTSERLLRKMNNEKQLGMNIISAKDHGDSFNTLESGRAVAFMMDDALLAGERAKAKQPGEWVIVGTPQSEEAYGCMMRKGDGDFKKVVDDAISQVEKSGEAAKIYAKWFENPIPPKGLNLNFPLSDSMKKLYANPNDKALD; translated from the coding sequence ATGAAATTCCACAAGGCAGTCCTGATGGTCGCGGCGCTGTGCGCATTCGCAAGCGGCGCGCATGCTCAGGAGAACGGCACGCTGAAGAAGATCAAGGACACGGGCGTGATCGCGCTGGGCCATCGCGAATCGTCGATCCCGTTCTCCTACTATGACCAGAGCCAGCAGGTCGTCGGCTATTCGCGCGAATTCCAGATGAAGGTCGTGGACGCGGTGAAGAAGAAGCTGAACCTGCCGAACCTGCAGGTCAAGAACATCCCGGTCACGTCGCAGAACCGCATCCCGCTCGTGCAGAACGGCACGGTCGACATCGAGTGCGGCTCGACGACCAACAACGCCGAGCGTCAGCAGCAGGCTGCCTTCTCCGACACGATCTTCGTGATCGGCACGCGCCTGATGACAAAGAAGGATTCGGGCGTCAAGGACTTCGCCGACCTGAAGGGCAAGACGGTCGTGACCACCGCCGGCACGACGTCGGAGCGCCTGCTGCGCAAGATGAACAACGAGAAGCAGCTGGGCATGAACATCATCAGCGCGAAGGATCACGGCGACTCGTTCAATACGCTGGAATCGGGCCGCGCGGTCGCGTTCATGATGGATGACGCGCTGCTCGCGGGCGAGCGCGCGAAGGCGAAGCAGCCGGGCGAGTGGGTGATCGTCGGCACGCCGCAATCGGAAGAGGCTTACGGCTGCATGATGCGCAAGGGCGACGGCGACTTCAAGAAGGTCGTCGACGATGCAATCTCGCAAGTCGAGAAGTCGGGCGAAGCCGCGAAGATCTACGCGAAGTGGTTCGAGAACCCGATCCCGCCGAAGGGGCTGAACCTGAACTTCCCGCTGTCCGATTCGATGAAGAAGCTGTACGCGAACCCGAACGACAAGGCGCTCGACTGA
- a CDS encoding Glu/Leu/Phe/Val family dehydrogenase, with product MSSQLQSIPSYLHADDLGPWGNYLQQVDRVAPYLGSLSRWLETLKRPKRILIVDCPIELDNGTVAHFEGYRVQHNVSRGPGKGGVRYHQDVTLSEVMALSAWMSVKNAAVNVPYGGAKGGIRVDPRKLSRGELERVTRRYTSEIGIIIGPNTDIPAPDVNTNEQVMAWMMDTYSMNQGQTSTGVVTGKPIALGGSLGRKEATGRGVFVVGSEAAKKKGLEIEGARIAVQGFGNVGGIAAKLFQEAGAKVIAVQDHTGTIYQPAGLDSNKLLDHVARTGGVAGFEGAEPMPNDEFWTVETDILIPAALENQITEKNAAKIRTKIIVEGANGPTTTAADDILSANGVLVIPDVIANAGGVTVSYFEWVQDFSSFFWTEDEINHRLERVMREAFAGVWAVAEEHKVSVRTAAFIVACKRILMAREMRGLYP from the coding sequence ATGTCTTCGCAACTGCAGTCCATCCCGTCCTACCTGCACGCCGACGATCTCGGCCCGTGGGGCAACTACCTTCAGCAGGTCGATCGCGTCGCACCGTACCTCGGTTCGCTGTCGCGCTGGCTCGAAACGCTGAAGCGCCCGAAGCGCATCCTGATCGTCGACTGCCCCATCGAGCTCGACAACGGCACCGTCGCGCACTTCGAAGGCTATCGCGTGCAGCACAACGTGTCGCGCGGCCCGGGCAAGGGCGGCGTGCGCTACCACCAGGACGTGACGCTGTCGGAAGTGATGGCACTGTCCGCATGGATGTCGGTGAAGAACGCAGCCGTGAACGTGCCGTACGGCGGTGCGAAGGGCGGCATCCGCGTCGACCCGCGCAAGCTGTCGCGCGGTGAGCTCGAGCGCGTGACGCGTCGCTACACCAGCGAAATCGGCATCATCATCGGGCCGAACACCGACATTCCGGCACCGGACGTCAACACCAACGAACAGGTGATGGCGTGGATGATGGACACGTACTCGATGAACCAGGGCCAGACGTCGACCGGCGTCGTGACCGGCAAGCCGATCGCGCTCGGCGGTTCGCTCGGCCGCAAGGAAGCGACGGGTCGCGGCGTGTTCGTCGTCGGCTCCGAAGCGGCGAAGAAGAAGGGCCTGGAAATCGAAGGCGCGCGCATCGCGGTGCAGGGCTTCGGCAACGTCGGCGGCATCGCGGCGAAGCTGTTCCAGGAAGCAGGTGCGAAGGTGATCGCGGTGCAGGATCACACGGGCACGATTTACCAGCCGGCCGGCCTCGATTCGAACAAGCTGCTCGACCACGTGGCACGCACCGGCGGCGTCGCGGGCTTCGAAGGCGCTGAACCGATGCCGAACGACGAGTTCTGGACGGTCGAGACCGACATCCTGATCCCGGCGGCACTGGAAAACCAGATCACCGAGAAGAACGCAGCGAAGATCCGCACGAAGATCATCGTCGAAGGCGCGAACGGCCCGACGACGACGGCGGCCGACGACATCCTGAGCGCGAACGGCGTGCTCGTGATCCCCGACGTGATCGCGAACGCGGGCGGCGTGACCGTGTCGTACTTCGAATGGGTGCAGGACTTCTCGAGCTTCTTCTGGACGGAAGACGAGATCAACCACCGTCTCGAGCGCGTGATGCGCGAAGCGTTCGCCGGCGTGTGGGCGGTCGCGGAAGAGCACAAGGTGTCGGTGCGCACGGCGGCGTTCATCGTCGCGTGCAAGCGCATCCTGATGGCGCGCGAAATGCGCGGCCTGTACCCCTGA
- a CDS encoding LysR substrate-binding domain-containing protein, protein MELKWLEDFVSLAETRSFSRSAELRHVSQPAFSRRIQALEAWLATELIDRSVYPTRLTQAGQIFYEQALTMLSQAHEARTLLRGHVGAPVPTIEFAVPHTLSLTYFPRWLQRIEAKMGQVHTRLRALNVHDAVLSLVEGGCDLVMGYHHPSHPVALDPARYDMLVLGSEPISAFSAPGRAGRPRYTLPGTADARVPYLSYTPNAYLGRMTEVIVANAPTSLFLDRVYETDMAEGLKAMALAGHGIAFLPHSAVEDAVASGRLIRLDRSARGGTHPFTLTMEIRLYCDKLALQGDDPRQKLVRALWDVVRDELRDTTG, encoded by the coding sequence ATGGAACTCAAATGGCTCGAAGACTTCGTCTCGCTCGCGGAAACGCGCAGCTTTAGCCGCTCCGCCGAGCTGCGGCACGTGTCGCAGCCGGCGTTCTCGCGGCGCATCCAGGCGCTCGAGGCATGGCTCGCGACCGAACTGATCGATCGTTCGGTCTATCCGACGCGGCTCACGCAGGCCGGCCAGATCTTCTACGAGCAGGCGCTGACGATGCTGTCGCAGGCGCACGAGGCGCGCACGCTGCTGCGCGGCCACGTCGGCGCGCCGGTGCCGACGATCGAGTTCGCGGTGCCGCACACGCTGTCGCTCACCTATTTCCCGCGCTGGTTGCAGCGGATCGAGGCGAAGATGGGGCAGGTCCACACGCGGCTGCGCGCGCTCAACGTGCACGACGCCGTGCTGTCGCTCGTCGAGGGCGGCTGCGATCTCGTGATGGGCTATCACCACCCGAGCCACCCGGTCGCGCTCGATCCGGCCCGCTACGACATGCTGGTCCTCGGCAGCGAGCCGATCAGCGCATTCTCGGCGCCCGGCCGCGCGGGCCGGCCGCGCTACACGCTGCCGGGCACGGCCGATGCGCGCGTGCCGTACCTGTCGTATACGCCGAACGCGTATCTAGGCCGGATGACGGAAGTCATCGTTGCGAACGCACCGACGTCGCTGTTCCTCGATCGCGTCTATGAAACCGACATGGCCGAAGGGCTGAAGGCGATGGCGCTCGCGGGCCACGGCATCGCGTTCCTGCCGCACAGCGCGGTCGAGGATGCGGTTGCGAGCGGCCGCCTGATCCGGCTCGACCGTTCCGCGCGCGGCGGCACGCATCCGTTCACGCTGACGATGGAGATCCGGCTGTACTGCGACAAGCTCGCGCTGCAGGGCGACGATCCGCGCCAGAAGCTCGTGCGCGCGCTGTGGGACGTGGTGCGCGACGAACTGCGCGACACCACCGGTTAA
- the purB gene encoding adenylosuccinate lyase: MSDTRPDTLFALTALSPIDGRYASKTEALRDWLSEAAFMRHRVTVEVHWLIALSRAGFAEVPRFSDASEQFLLQLAERFTAHDAARIKEIERVTNHDVKAVEYWLKESVKGQAELEKASEFIHFACTSEDINNTSHGMMLAGAREHVIVPALRTVHQRLVALSHALAEQPMLSRTHGQPASPTTLGKELANVAARLARAITRIEKVEILGKMNGAVGNFNAHLSAYPEFDWEAFSRDVIETRLKLTFNPYTIQIEPHDYMAELFDAVARANTILLDLDRDVWGYISVGYFKQKTKAGEIGSSTMPHKVNPIDFENSEGNLGLANATLRHLADKLPVSRWQRDLTDSTVLRNMGVALGYSLLAYDSLIRGLDKLEVNPQRLNDDLDNCWEVLAEPVQTVMRRYGIENPYEQLKELTRGKGITREALQEFVGTLAIPQDAKDRLLAMTPASYIGKAVELAKRIA, encoded by the coding sequence ATGTCCGACACTCGTCCCGATACGCTTTTCGCCCTCACCGCGCTCTCGCCCATCGATGGCCGCTACGCCAGCAAGACCGAAGCGCTGCGCGACTGGCTCTCCGAAGCCGCCTTCATGCGCCACCGCGTCACCGTCGAGGTGCACTGGCTGATCGCGCTGTCGCGCGCCGGCTTCGCGGAAGTCCCGCGCTTCTCCGATGCGTCCGAACAATTCCTGCTGCAGCTGGCCGAGCGCTTCACTGCGCACGACGCCGCGCGCATCAAGGAAATCGAGCGCGTGACGAACCACGACGTGAAGGCGGTCGAATACTGGCTGAAGGAATCGGTGAAGGGTCAGGCCGAACTCGAGAAGGCCAGCGAATTCATCCACTTCGCGTGCACGTCCGAAGACATCAACAACACGTCGCACGGGATGATGCTCGCCGGCGCGCGCGAGCACGTGATCGTGCCGGCGCTGCGCACGGTCCACCAGCGCCTCGTCGCGCTGTCGCACGCGCTCGCCGAGCAGCCGATGCTGTCGCGCACGCACGGCCAGCCGGCCAGCCCGACGACGCTCGGCAAGGAACTCGCGAACGTCGCCGCGCGCCTCGCACGCGCGATCACGCGCATCGAGAAGGTCGAGATCCTCGGCAAGATGAACGGCGCGGTCGGCAACTTCAACGCGCACCTGTCCGCGTATCCGGAGTTCGACTGGGAAGCGTTCTCGCGCGACGTGATCGAGACCCGCCTGAAGCTGACGTTCAACCCGTACACGATCCAGATCGAGCCGCACGACTACATGGCCGAGCTGTTCGACGCGGTCGCGCGCGCGAACACGATCCTGCTCGACCTCGACCGCGATGTGTGGGGCTACATCTCGGTCGGCTACTTCAAGCAGAAGACGAAGGCCGGCGAGATCGGCTCGTCGACGATGCCGCACAAGGTCAACCCGATCGACTTCGAGAACTCGGAAGGCAACCTCGGCCTCGCGAACGCGACGCTGCGCCACCTCGCCGACAAGCTGCCGGTGTCGCGCTGGCAGCGTGACCTGACCGACTCGACGGTGCTGCGCAACATGGGCGTCGCGCTCGGCTACTCGCTGCTCGCGTACGACTCGCTGATCCGCGGGCTCGACAAGCTCGAGGTGAACCCGCAGCGCCTGAACGACGATCTCGACAACTGCTGGGAAGTGCTCGCGGAACCGGTGCAGACGGTGATGCGCCGCTACGGCATCGAGAACCCGTACGAGCAGCTGAAGGAACTCACGCGCGGCAAGGGCATCACGCGCGAAGCGCTGCAGGAATTCGTCGGCACGCTGGCGATCCCGCAGGACGCGAAGGACCGCCTGCTCGCGATGACGCCTGCGTCGTACATCGGCAAGGCCGTCGAACTGGCGAAGCGGATCGCGTAA